A single genomic interval of Borrelia maritima harbors:
- a CDS encoding plasmid maintenance protein has translation MKAIKSNYKYQINANKLLSKDCKLKKIISVIIYLNKEFEKKYNVSIHKIHFDSEKLKRLRVHHQGDILRVLNSNIDKENKKETTINTLRIDLRFLVKLKALEKRILTFSNNFGEFKGKLCIYKVSPIAYKLIDTYFSSTKADLIKKVKKEKDTLKVEQGVLRPQNIIENITVYNKKHINIYNKNSIQNSFFKKIKSAISRTKNPIKTLKNTLLNYKDFKNHLKHDYEVKDIKEFFLLKLNIYKNKIHFMRKTAPYKTDFYNIAREFKDNYTTKWKTNKITRFSGHAGTIANDILANILKKEIKFE, from the coding sequence ATGAAAGCTATTAAATCTAATTATAAATATCAAATTAATGCTAATAAGCTACTTTCAAAAGACTGCAAACTTAAAAAAATAATTTCGGTTATTATTTACTTAAATAAAGAGTTTGAAAAAAAATATAATGTATCAATACATAAAATTCATTTTGATTCTGAAAAATTAAAAAGACTTCGAGTCCATCACCAAGGAGATATACTCCGAGTACTAAATTCAAACATAGATAAAGAAAATAAAAAAGAAACTACAATTAATACTCTAAGAATAGATTTAAGATTTTTAGTTAAGCTAAAAGCATTGGAAAAAAGAATACTAACATTTTCAAATAACTTTGGAGAATTCAAAGGCAAACTCTGCATATATAAAGTGTCTCCTATTGCATATAAATTGATTGATACATATTTCAGTAGCACTAAAGCAGACTTAATTAAGAAAGTAAAGAAAGAAAAAGATACTTTGAAGGTAGAACAAGGGGTTTTGAGGCCTCAAAATATCATTGAAAATATCACTGTATATAATAAAAAACATATAAATATATATAATAAGAATTCTATACAAAACTCTTTCTTTAAAAAAATTAAATCAGCAATCTCAAGAACCAAAAACCCAATCAAAACATTAAAAAATACCTTATTAAACTACAAAGATTTCAAAAATCACCTCAAACATGATTATGAAGTGAAAGATATTAAAGAATTTTTTTTACTTAAACTAAATATTTACAAGAATAAAATACACTTTATGAGAAAAACTGCACCTTATAAAACCGATTTCTACAATATTGCAAGAGAATTCAAAGACAACTATACTACTAAATGGAAAACTAATAAAATAACTAGATTTTCAGGACATGCAGGCACAATAGCAAATGACATTTTAGCCAATATCCTAAAAAAGGAAATTAAATTTGAGTAG
- a CDS encoding ParA family protein, with protein MDQKKPIIITLASLKGGVGKSSLSIIFSYVLKELGKKVLLIDLDPQNSLTSYFNKYISNIKKHNVYEFLKGNTYFDKCENKINKFISIIPSHPILEKFNTDDIDYKEIILEFRLNKSTKSFNFDYIIIDTSPSRNFLLKNALNVTDHIIIPVQAERWSIESFSILTETIKNIQNIKNKKYTISIIENQFIKNRNTLKEVEDVLHKKYGKYIKGKIHFSNSIKVFINDLLEPSLKEIYYMEAENALKDIL; from the coding sequence ATGGATCAAAAAAAACCAATTATAATTACATTGGCAAGTTTAAAAGGAGGTGTGGGAAAAAGCTCACTTTCCATAATTTTTTCTTATGTCTTAAAAGAACTAGGGAAAAAAGTACTACTAATCGATTTAGATCCACAAAATTCCTTAACTTCCTATTTTAATAAATACATTTCCAATATTAAGAAACATAATGTTTATGAATTTTTAAAAGGAAATACTTACTTTGATAAATGTGAAAATAAAATTAATAAATTCATTTCTATAATTCCTTCCCATCCCATATTGGAAAAATTTAACACAGATGATATAGATTACAAAGAAATCATCTTAGAATTCAGACTAAATAAAAGTACTAAAAGTTTTAACTTTGACTATATTATAATAGACACTTCCCCTAGTAGGAATTTTCTACTAAAGAATGCTTTAAATGTTACAGACCATATTATAATTCCAGTTCAAGCAGAAAGGTGGTCAATAGAAAGTTTTTCTATTTTAACAGAAACTATCAAAAATATTCAAAACATTAAAAATAAAAAATATACTATTTCTATTATAGAAAACCAATTTATCAAAAATAGGAACACTTTAAAAGAAGTGGAGGATGTATTACATAAAAAATATGGTAAATATATAAAAGGAAAAATCCACTTTTCAAATAGTATAAAAGTTTTTATAAATGATCTTCTAGAACCTTCTCTAAAAGAAATTTATTATATGGAAGCTGAAAATGCTTTAAAGGACATACTATGA
- a CDS encoding DUF226 domain-containing protein codes for MSSLLEKLRNKKNNIKKRIIFNKIEEINSKKIYYTKIFKHLIGFKITNKGERLRLTFQKFNNNKDFIFFNLFPLKENDKFLEIRYRHDKLDKPFFLKKENNKTYAIKKLYYIEFAFKSGSIKAYVQSLRTLLRKNKENTEYYQFNLSHLKKMEKKVYEFYNKKIKDEGVIKKWIKKNQL; via the coding sequence TTGAGTAGTTTACTTGAAAAGCTCAGAAATAAAAAAAACAATATAAAAAAAAGAATTATTTTCAATAAAATTGAAGAAATAAATAGTAAAAAAATATATTATACAAAAATATTTAAACATTTAATTGGATTTAAAATCACAAACAAAGGAGAAAGATTAAGGCTTACCTTTCAAAAATTCAACAACAACAAGGATTTTATCTTTTTTAATCTATTTCCTTTAAAAGAAAATGATAAATTTTTAGAGATAAGATATAGACATGATAAACTAGATAAACCTTTTTTTCTTAAAAAAGAAAATAATAAAACTTACGCAATAAAAAAACTCTACTATATAGAATTTGCGTTTAAAAGCGGATCTATTAAAGCATATGTACAATCATTAAGAACACTTCTAAGAAAAAACAAAGAAAATACAGAATATTATCAATTCAATTTATCACACTTAAAAAAAATGGAGAAAAAAGTGTATGAATTTTATAATAAAAAAATAAAGGATGAGGGAGTTATAAAAAAATGGATCAAAAAAAACCAATTATAA
- a CDS encoding chromosome replication/partitioning protein, whose translation MGKKQNKKEMILNDRFEDFIDKSQNLNNNRDENLIIYNDLKDQLKLNLKDDIDNKIQRMKILYEIKQKELYKYDGFKSFEQFIKSFIIAKTQAYTYLKVYEKVLEGVISIDKIKEVGFNGIYHAIQNQELSVINQEDINKSNKENIPIRILIKDNELYDFCKKDTKRVYFILEEIFKNKKDILSEIVIKYDNLKKKRNK comes from the coding sequence ATGGGGAAAAAACAAAATAAAAAAGAGATGATTTTGAATGATAGATTTGAAGATTTTATTGATAAAAGCCAAAATTTAAATAATAATAGAGATGAAAATTTAATAATTTATAATGATTTAAAAGATCAATTAAAGCTTAATTTAAAAGATGATATTGACAATAAGATTCAAAGAATGAAAATTCTATATGAAATTAAGCAAAAGGAACTTTATAAATACGATGGGTTTAAAAGCTTCGAACAATTTATAAAATCTTTTATAATTGCAAAAACTCAGGCTTATACATATTTAAAAGTTTATGAAAAGGTTCTAGAAGGTGTTATTTCTATTGATAAAATTAAGGAAGTGGGTTTTAATGGTATATATCATGCTATACAAAATCAAGAGTTGTCAGTAATAAATCAAGAAGACATAAATAAAAGCAATAAAGAAAATATTCCAATTAGAATTTTAATAAAAGATAATGAATTATATGATTTTTGCAAAAAAGATACTAAAAGAGTCTATTTTATTTTAGAGGAGATTTTTAAAAATAAAAAAGATATTTTATCAGAGATTGTAATTAAATATGATAATCTTAAAAAGAAAAGGAATAAATAA